The following proteins are co-located in the Streptosporangium brasiliense genome:
- a CDS encoding F0F1 ATP synthase subunit delta, whose protein sequence is MLRGLSRASLAEVEERFNAVAGSADLGSLADELFAVADLFDREHGLRRNLSDPARPVAQKAQAVRALLEGKVSDAALETATAAVSAKWARSGDLADALERLGVIAAAAEAEAQGRLDDVEDELFRFGRIVASNLELHRSLTDPGAPLQAKQELLGSLLGGKVAPATLRLVTQLVVHPRGRSLDRGLEEFGNLVAAQRQRLVAVVRSAVELSEEQKRRLATWLRTSYGRDVHLNVEVDPRVLGGFSVQIGDDLIDTTIAGRIEEVRRRLAG, encoded by the coding sequence ATGCTGAGAGGTCTGAGCAGGGCTTCGCTGGCCGAGGTCGAAGAGCGCTTCAACGCCGTTGCGGGAAGCGCGGACCTCGGCTCGCTGGCCGACGAGCTCTTCGCGGTCGCCGACCTGTTCGACCGTGAGCACGGGCTCCGCCGCAATCTGTCCGACCCCGCCCGTCCGGTGGCCCAGAAGGCGCAAGCCGTACGGGCCCTGCTGGAGGGCAAGGTCAGCGACGCCGCGCTGGAGACGGCCACCGCGGCCGTGTCCGCCAAGTGGGCGCGCTCGGGCGACCTGGCCGACGCGCTCGAGCGCCTCGGCGTCATCGCCGCCGCGGCCGAGGCCGAGGCGCAGGGCAGGCTCGACGACGTCGAGGACGAGCTGTTCCGGTTCGGGCGCATCGTCGCCTCGAACCTGGAGCTGCACCGGTCCCTGACCGACCCCGGCGCTCCCCTGCAGGCCAAGCAGGAGCTGCTCGGCTCCCTGCTCGGCGGCAAGGTCGCCCCCGCCACCCTCCGTCTGGTGACGCAGCTCGTGGTGCATCCGCGAGGACGTAGCCTGGACAGAGGACTTGAGGAGTTCGGCAACCTGGTCGCCGCCCAGCGGCAGCGCCTCGTCGCGGTGGTGCGCAGCGCTGTCGAGCTCTCCGAGGAGCAGAAGCGGCGTCTCGCCACGTGGCTGCGCACCTCGTATGGCCGCGACGTTCATCTGAACGTCGAGGTGGATCCGCGAGTGCTCGGAGGGTTCTCGGTTCAGATCGGGGACGACCTCATCGACACCACCATCGCGGGACGAATCGAAGAAGTCCGCCGCCGGTTGGCCGGCTAG
- the atpA gene encoding F0F1 ATP synthase subunit alpha, translating to MAELTIRPDEIRDALERFVQAYEPEGAAREEIGTVVDCGDGIAHVSGLPSAMANELLEFEDGTRGLALNLDVREIGVVILGDFSKIEEGQSVRRTGEVLSVPVGDNFLGRVVDPLGNPLDGKGAIESEGLRPLEVQAPSVVQRQPVKEPLATGIKAIDAMTAIGRGQRQLIIGDRGTGKTAIAVDTILNQRDNWLSGDPSRQVRCVYVAVGQKGSTIAQIKGRLEEAGALEYTTIVAAPASDPAGYKYLAPYTGSAIGQHWMYQGKHVLIVFDDLTKQADAYRAVSLLLRRPPGREAYPGDVFYLHSRLLERCAKLSDEMGAGSMTGLPIIETKGNDVSAFIPTNVISITDGQVFLETDLFNAGVRPAINVGVSVSRVGGSAQTKAMRKVAGTLRLSLSQYRDLEAFASFASDLDAASKAQLERGQRLVELLKQPQYSPYPVEREVVSIWAGTTGELDDVPVEDIRRFEADFLDYLARENKGIFDGIRETKELSDDTVTALKDAITEFKKTFETSAGELLVNEEPVAALGAEEVGQEKITKHVRTAEKK from the coding sequence ATGGCGGAGCTTACGATCCGGCCGGACGAGATCCGGGACGCGCTTGAGCGCTTCGTCCAGGCGTACGAGCCGGAAGGCGCCGCGCGCGAGGAGATCGGGACCGTCGTCGACTGCGGCGACGGCATCGCCCATGTCTCCGGCCTTCCCTCGGCGATGGCGAACGAGCTGCTTGAGTTCGAGGACGGCACGCGTGGTCTGGCACTGAACCTGGATGTCCGGGAGATCGGTGTCGTTATCCTGGGCGACTTCAGCAAGATCGAGGAAGGCCAGTCGGTCCGCCGGACGGGCGAGGTCCTGTCCGTGCCGGTCGGCGACAACTTCCTCGGCCGCGTGGTCGACCCCCTGGGCAACCCGCTGGACGGCAAGGGCGCCATCGAGTCCGAGGGCCTGCGCCCTCTGGAGGTTCAGGCCCCCTCCGTCGTCCAGCGCCAGCCGGTGAAGGAGCCCCTGGCCACCGGCATCAAGGCGATCGACGCCATGACCGCGATCGGCCGTGGCCAGCGCCAGCTGATCATCGGTGACCGTGGCACCGGCAAGACCGCGATCGCCGTGGACACCATCCTCAACCAGCGGGACAACTGGCTCTCCGGCGACCCCAGCAGGCAGGTCCGCTGCGTCTACGTCGCCGTCGGCCAGAAGGGCTCGACGATCGCCCAGATCAAGGGCCGCCTGGAAGAGGCGGGCGCGCTGGAGTACACCACCATCGTCGCCGCTCCGGCGTCCGACCCGGCTGGTTACAAATATCTTGCCCCCTACACCGGCTCGGCCATCGGCCAGCACTGGATGTACCAGGGCAAGCACGTCCTCATCGTCTTCGACGACCTGACCAAGCAGGCCGACGCCTACCGCGCGGTCTCCCTGCTGCTGCGCCGCCCGCCGGGCCGTGAGGCCTACCCCGGCGACGTCTTCTACCTCCACTCCCGTCTGCTGGAGCGCTGCGCGAAGCTCTCCGACGAGATGGGCGCGGGCTCGATGACGGGTCTGCCGATCATCGAGACCAAGGGCAACGACGTCTCGGCGTTCATCCCGACCAACGTCATCTCCATCACCGACGGCCAGGTCTTCCTCGAGACCGACCTGTTCAACGCCGGCGTCCGCCCGGCGATCAACGTCGGTGTCTCGGTCTCCCGCGTCGGCGGCTCGGCCCAGACCAAGGCGATGCGGAAGGTCGCCGGAACGCTGCGCCTTTCGCTGTCGCAGTACCGCGACCTGGAGGCCTTCGCCTCCTTCGCCTCCGACCTGGACGCCGCGTCCAAGGCACAGCTGGAGCGGGGTCAGCGTCTGGTCGAGCTGCTCAAGCAGCCCCAGTACAGCCCCTACCCGGTCGAGCGGGAGGTCGTCTCCATCTGGGCCGGCACCACCGGCGAGCTCGACGACGTCCCGGTCGAGGACATCCGCCGCTTCGAGGCGGACTTCCTCGACTACCTGGCCCGCGAGAACAAGGGCATCTTCGACGGCATCCGCGAGACCAAGGAGCTGTCGGACGACACGGTCACGGCTCTCAAGGACGCGATCACCGAGTTCAAGAAGACCTTCGAGACCTCGGCGGGCGAGCTGCTGGTCAACGAGGAGCCGGTCGCGGCGCTCGGTGCCGAAGAGGTCGGCCAGGAGAAGATCACCAAGCACGTCCGCACGGCTGAGAAGAAGTAG
- a CDS encoding F0F1 ATP synthase subunit gamma, translating to MGAQLRLLRRRIKSVKSTAKITRAQELIASSRIVRAQQRMQAAVPYEREITRAVTGVVSNTASVDHPLTVAKAQPAKAAVLVVTSDSGFCGGFNANILREAEALSSLLRGKGIEPVPFVTGRKGVAWHSFRGRTMGGQWTGFSRKPAYADAKEIADALIESFSAEDGVDEIHIVSTQFVSMLTQEVVVKRILPLEVEETTEAPDTPLPYFEFEPSAGAVLDTLLPRYVESRIFTALLQSAAAEEASRRRAMKSATDNANELIRVFTQQMNQARQAEITQEISEIVGGANALADAAAGKE from the coding sequence ATGGGTGCCCAGCTAAGACTGCTGCGGCGGCGGATCAAGTCGGTCAAGTCCACCGCGAAGATCACGCGCGCCCAGGAGCTCATCGCTTCGTCGCGCATCGTGCGGGCTCAGCAGCGGATGCAGGCGGCGGTGCCGTACGAGCGCGAGATCACTCGCGCCGTCACGGGCGTCGTCAGCAACACCGCCAGCGTCGACCACCCGCTGACGGTGGCGAAGGCGCAGCCGGCCAAGGCGGCGGTGCTCGTCGTCACCAGCGACAGCGGCTTCTGCGGCGGCTTCAACGCGAACATCCTGCGTGAGGCCGAGGCGCTCAGCAGCCTGCTGCGGGGCAAGGGCATCGAGCCCGTGCCCTTCGTGACGGGCCGCAAGGGCGTCGCCTGGCACAGCTTCCGGGGTCGCACGATGGGCGGGCAGTGGACGGGATTCTCCCGTAAGCCCGCCTACGCCGACGCCAAGGAGATCGCCGACGCGCTGATCGAGTCGTTCTCGGCCGAGGACGGGGTGGACGAGATCCACATCGTCTCCACCCAGTTCGTCTCGATGCTGACGCAGGAAGTCGTGGTCAAGCGGATCCTGCCGCTGGAGGTCGAGGAGACCACCGAGGCTCCGGACACGCCGCTGCCCTACTTCGAGTTCGAGCCCAGCGCCGGCGCCGTGCTCGACACGCTGCTGCCACGTTATGTGGAGTCGCGCATCTTCACCGCGCTGCTCCAGTCGGCGGCCGCCGAGGAGGCCTCGCGTCGCCGGGCCATGAAGTCGGCGACCGACAACGCCAACGAGCTCATCCGGGTCTTCACCCAGCAGATGAACCAGGCTCGTCAGGCCGAGATCACCCAGGAAATCAGCGAGATCGTCGGTGGCGCCAACGCGCTGGCTGACGCCGCAGCGGGGAAAGAGTGA
- the atpD gene encoding F0F1 ATP synthase subunit beta, whose amino-acid sequence MTAQTVETGVGRVARVTGPVVDVEFPVEAMPEIYNALNVDVVLGGETKTLTLEVAQHLGDNLVRAISMQPTDGVVRGAAVSDSGAPISVPVGDVVKGHVWNALGESLDVPTASLQVTEKWGIHRPSPAFDTLESRTEMLPTGIKVIDLLTPYVKGGKIGLFGGAGVGKTVLIQEMIRRVALKFSGTSCFAGVGERTREGNDLWLEMEEAGVLKDTALVFGQMDEPPGTRLRVALSALTMAEYFRDVQKQDVLLFIDNIFRFTQAGSEVSTLLGRMPSAVGYQPTLADEMGVLQERITSTRGHSITSMQAIYVPADDITDPAPHNAFAHLDAQTVLSRPISEKGIYPAVDPLDSSSRILDPQIVGEEHYRVAQETKRILQKYKELQDIIAILGIDELSEEDKVTVNRARRIERFLSHPMYAAEAFTGQPGEFVPLDETIASFKGLCAGEYDHLPEQAFFMVGGIEQAIAKAKELAR is encoded by the coding sequence ATGACTGCACAGACTGTTGAGACCGGCGTGGGCCGCGTCGCGCGGGTCACCGGTCCCGTCGTCGACGTGGAGTTCCCCGTCGAGGCGATGCCCGAGATCTACAACGCCCTTAACGTCGACGTCGTCCTCGGTGGGGAGACGAAGACCCTGACCCTGGAGGTCGCCCAGCACCTGGGTGACAACCTGGTCCGCGCCATCTCCATGCAGCCCACCGACGGCGTGGTCCGCGGCGCGGCGGTCTCCGACTCCGGCGCGCCGATCTCGGTGCCGGTCGGCGACGTCGTCAAGGGCCACGTGTGGAACGCGCTCGGCGAGTCCCTGGACGTGCCGACCGCCTCCCTCCAGGTCACCGAGAAGTGGGGCATCCACCGTCCCTCCCCGGCCTTCGACACCCTTGAGTCGCGCACCGAGATGCTGCCCACCGGCATCAAGGTCATCGACCTCCTCACCCCGTACGTGAAGGGTGGGAAGATCGGTCTGTTCGGCGGCGCCGGTGTCGGCAAGACCGTTCTGATCCAGGAGATGATCCGCCGAGTCGCGCTGAAGTTCTCCGGAACCTCGTGCTTCGCGGGCGTCGGCGAGCGTACCCGTGAGGGCAACGACCTCTGGCTGGAGATGGAGGAGGCCGGCGTCCTCAAGGACACCGCTCTCGTCTTCGGCCAGATGGACGAGCCCCCGGGCACCCGTCTGCGCGTCGCGCTCTCCGCCCTCACCATGGCGGAATACTTCCGTGACGTGCAGAAGCAGGACGTGCTCCTGTTCATCGACAACATCTTCCGGTTCACCCAGGCCGGTTCGGAGGTCTCCACCCTGCTCGGCCGTATGCCGTCCGCGGTGGGTTACCAGCCGACCCTGGCCGACGAGATGGGCGTTCTCCAGGAGCGCATCACCTCGACCCGCGGTCACTCGATCACCTCGATGCAGGCGATCTACGTCCCCGCGGACGACATCACCGACCCGGCCCCGCACAACGCGTTCGCGCACCTCGACGCGCAGACCGTTCTGTCGCGGCCGATCTCGGAGAAGGGCATCTACCCCGCGGTGGACCCGCTCGACTCCAGCTCGCGGATCCTCGACCCGCAGATCGTCGGCGAGGAGCACTACCGCGTGGCCCAGGAGACCAAGCGGATCCTGCAGAAGTACAAGGAGCTGCAGGACATCATCGCGATCCTCGGTATCGACGAGCTGTCCGAAGAGGACAAGGTCACCGTGAACCGGGCCCGTCGTATCGAGCGCTTCCTCTCCCACCCGATGTACGCCGCCGAGGCGTTCACCGGTCAGCCGGGTGAGTTCGTGCCGCTGGACGAGACGATCGCCTCGTTCAAGGGCCTGTGCGCCGGCGAGTACGACCACCTGCCCGAGCAGGCGTTCTTCATGGTCGGTGGCATCGAGCAGGCCATCGCCAAGGCCAAGGAACTCGCCCGCTAG
- a CDS encoding F0F1 ATP synthase subunit epsilon: protein MAKLRVGVVSPEREIWSGEADMVIAKTIDGEIGIMPKHAPVLGVLVEGGVLTVKRGGGESDLIAAVHGGFLSVADDEVSILAELAELGSEVDVAAAKDALQRAQASIEANQEDADAAVAAKRARARLRAAGEEVG, encoded by the coding sequence GTGGCGAAGCTGCGAGTAGGCGTCGTCTCGCCGGAGCGTGAGATCTGGTCCGGCGAGGCCGACATGGTGATTGCCAAGACCATCGACGGCGAGATCGGTATCATGCCTAAGCATGCGCCCGTGCTCGGTGTTCTCGTCGAGGGCGGCGTGCTGACGGTCAAGCGTGGTGGTGGCGAGAGCGACCTCATCGCCGCGGTCCACGGAGGGTTCCTCTCGGTGGCCGACGACGAGGTGTCGATCCTGGCCGAGCTGGCCGAGCTCGGCTCCGAGGTCGACGTCGCCGCGGCCAAGGACGCGCTTCAGCGCGCACAGGCCTCGATCGAGGCCAACCAGGAGGACGCGGACGCCGCTGTCGCGGCCAAGCGCGCCAGGGCCCGGTTGCGCGCGGCCGGCGAGGAAGTCGGATAA
- a CDS encoding DUF2550 domain-containing protein, with the protein MVLDVLIVVALLVALLASRVLILTRSRGSVLCCLRPMSGERGWRVGVARYADGQLNWIPLIGLLPRPRHVIVRRGLVVSGRRRVGSGEFFGFIEGVTALECRNGQSVFELAMGYRALTGFVAWLESAPPGAYLDVA; encoded by the coding sequence ATGGTGCTGGACGTACTCATCGTGGTGGCGCTGCTCGTCGCCCTCCTCGCCTCCCGTGTGCTGATCCTGACCCGCTCCCGGGGGTCGGTGCTGTGTTGTCTGCGCCCGATGTCGGGAGAGCGGGGCTGGCGTGTAGGGGTAGCCCGTTACGCCGACGGCCAGCTCAACTGGATCCCACTCATAGGTCTGCTTCCAAGGCCGCGCCACGTGATCGTGAGGCGCGGCCTTGTCGTTTCCGGGCGTCGCAGGGTCGGGTCCGGTGAGTTCTTCGGGTTCATCGAGGGTGTGACGGCACTGGAGTGCCGCAACGGGCAGAGCGTGTTCGAGCTCGCCATGGGATACCGCGCCCTCACCGGTTTCGTCGCCTGGCTGGAGTCCGCCCCGCCCGGCGCCTACCTCGACGTGGCCTGA